atattttttattttagttgtAAGCTTTGAGCACAATGGAAGTACTTTCTGTTTAATTTCATAGATGTAAATGTGTAATGCTAGTTATAAATGTAATTTCCAAACTCGCTAAATGTTTtgtgtaaaaattttatttatatcttaGTATATGTAACTCCTGGCATGTCATCTGTGTTGTATATAATTAATATAAGATTTcttatatttagaatacaaaaTTAAGACTGTAAATGcattcgatgaaaaatttatttatttatgtatattatatactatgtttgttttttaattttttaatactGAAACGATgcataataaaacaaatatcaACAAACCAATATATGTCgtcattatttccaaaaaagtaTTCcaagttgaaaatatatttgattgatgTTTCAATGTTATCACTTGAAACCAATGTGTTTATTCTATTTGTATAATTGctcatttctgaaaaaaaatttctatcgTTCAATTAATATTCTGAAAGCGGAAATTTAATTATACAGTGttccaaaaaaagaaaaatgagagattccttggatgattttaagaaaaaagtcctacaaacaaatgctttgttttcgagatacagggtgatttttttgttatgattacaCAGTTCATCGAATCCTTTTTAaattttcgctacagattggtaAATGAGTACCAGaacttaattaatttattcctcGCAGCTAACTAACTAGATCCtcatgataatttggattttccttaaGATTACTAGGGAATTGTTTGACATTTATTTTCTCTAAATCGGtagcaaatacgacaaaactacaagaaaccaaatagTGTAGTTCAGAACCAATGTTTctcttcacatttttctaaaataccagtggttcaccaaaaaaaagttctgtattatttcaattttcatttctaaCTCTGTAAATAATAGTATTGTTTAATCGACTATTGGCCAACGCGATACTCAACTAatcaaattttgagattttattctTCACTACCTTTTATACCTGTTTCCGTATgtacatattttatttaaaaagtacttcataATATTCGACTATAGTATAAAACGAAGAACTAACGATCACAAGTGGatacataagattttttttttgtccgaTCAGAAAAGATTTTACCGATTTGTGtttctttttcagaaattatactCATTTTCATAAAAGTTTTTTTCCCAAATAACTTTAAGTATTGCCAAAATGATGCAATCGCTGGAAATTATGTACAAAATAcccaataaaaaataaccgaatacaaaattttttgaacatcAGTGTTCGAGTTACtagatacgtttcgaaattgaatctgaaagattaataaaaaaatgcgTTTTGcggaaattattcaaaaaacctTTTATTTAATGATATACACATGATATATAATGGTTCAAGTTTATAAGTACGATTTCGagcaacaaaaattattataattgtagggaatctatcaataataattatatttcatttcagtAGTAACTTTCAGAATTAGAATTAATCAATTCGATTCAAGATTATCAATAtctataaatctgaaataatcagCCACAAGGCCGTAGAAATGGGAGGGTACTGGGGGTACCCCAAAATTTTGAACCTCAAAATGCACTTTGCGAAAACATGAAAAGAGAACAGGAACACATGATACCTGAGGAGGTAtcatttagtagaaatctactttttttgATAGATCGCATTTCCATGaattttagtaggaagaaatcagtAGTAAATTTAAGaaatctaaccgagacggttAGATTCCTAAAATCTACCGACTGATTTCTTCCTGTACTTTCTGATTTTAGAAATCTAACCGTCCCGGTTAGATTCCTAAAATCTACCAACTGATTTCTTCCTGTACTTTCTGATTTTAGAAATCTAACCGAGACGGCTAGATTCCTAAAATCTACCGACTGATTTCTTCCTGTACTTTCTGATTATAGaaatctaaccgagacggttAGATTCCTAAAATCTACCGACTGATTTCTTCCTGTACTTTCTTCTGATTTTAGAAATCTAACCGTCTGGGTTAGATTTCTAAAATCTACTactgatttcttcctactaaaaattcATGGAAATGCGATCTATcaaaaaaagtagatttctactaaatgaTACCTCTTTAGGTATCATGTGTTCCTGATACAAACATCTCTTTTCCAGTGTTCGCAAAGTGCACTAAGCACATTTTgaggttcaaaattcgaattcaaTATCAGGAACATAGGGTAATCGAGAAGGTAAATGGTGCAGAGAAAATTAATAGACATATAACACAgaaaatatgtatatgtatgaTAAGTTGCCTGCAGAGAAAATTTCCTACGTCTCTATTATTATACCTTCTTAGGCATTATACCTTAGGATATAGAtagattgtttgaaatttttttctccaaatcaaTAGCAGAAACaataaaactacaagaaaccaaaaagtgtactGGACCAAAAATACTTTCTACTTTTTTCTAAACAAGTAGTCCACCGACCACCATAAAACAAAAAACCTGGAGAAAATAATTAAGCGGGCActgttctagaaaaaaaatcaccatgtagatttgcattcaaaattagcatgatGAAAGTCTTGTATTAGAATCTCTATGTcaaatttgagttaaatatcttgtgggaAAGTGCTagtagaaaaaaacttgaaaaaaaaatagagtaggaccacaaaatacaaagcgtttggggactcatgtttaAAGGACttagtttttcttcaaatgatccgaggaatctgtcattttcgtttgaaattcaaatttcaggAAGATCCTGTATAAATGGCATATAATGTTAATTAATCGTTAAGTCAAGTCAAAATGTAGCTCGATTATTGCCTTTCATATATTCAAAACCTAGAAGTTATTCTGGAGACATACTTTGTTGATCTCAGATTTCCCTCTAGTTAAGCTATTTAGTATTTCCAGTTTTTCATCAATGTAGTGTTAGTCCTATGAATCTCGAGTATCTATGGCGCTAGCAGAATTTTAAGCATGAAAACGGATAAAATGATaccttttattttcttttttgaataattcgaaATCAGGATTATATTCCAACGACATCATTTGTTTGTGATTAGGCCACAGAGACTCCAAGGCCTGCACAGGTGTCCAAACTATGAAGAGAACTGCTAAAAGTTAAAATGCATACCTCTCGGTCATCATATGCTCCTAATACATATTTCTGTTGCCAAATGCGATTTTGGTGTGTGGTGGTTGTCAGCAGTGGGAAccaaataaaatcaataaaacccCAAAAACTTATTTACCCGTCTATatacaatgaattttttcttttaatattcCATTAGTTTGTTCTGTTTTTATCAGTTCGAAcagattaaaaaattttctaaatttATACTTCGATTATCGATagattaatattaaaattatgaaTACATACACTGAATTTCCAAACaatattctgaaaatgaaaaaacactGGCGTGTAGTCAAAATCTTTTCTACGCTTGTTCGAATTCCTAATCATTTGATTTTCCGCTTCATTATTGGTAGGTTTTGAATTCTTAGAACGAATCTGAAGTCAAAACTTTCTAACCTGTGTTATagttataaccatgaaaacataAGAATGAAACGGATACTTTCAAAACaatgttatttttttgaaataaataataaataaataaaataatcgtTTCATAGAAAACgaaaaagcaaataaaaataataaatgtatgCTAGTATTTTCCGTGCCTTTATACTTATGTCGCCATTATCGTGTACACGGCAAACTAATGGACGGACATAATTGACTTTGACCTCAAATTCTTCATGGACACCTTTCGGCTCAAATTCcgaaaattatagacatttTGGCAGAAGTTACCTAAAACAAGACCGCCAAAAAAGCATACTCGCTTCAGGACAATTTTAAAGTCTTTGATTCGTTAAAGTGATTGGTAATGGTGTTGAATCTCTAGAAAATACAatgtatttctttattttttccttaaatAATATACCTTAAATATCTACATTGGCAATTAAGTCTTTTTCGGTTTCTTCTTTACGTTTTTTGGATTCGTTTTGGCTACAGGCTGCTTTTTCTTACAAGGAATTGCTGTACATTTCAGTTCCTTTGTATATTTGTTTACTCTAGCGAATTGCTTACTCAAAGAACTTGGTGTTATCCTCCAAATGAATCTAAAAcaatattacaatttataatttaattaatatatttctaaCTGCAAGACTGTATTCAGAAAATGTAATGGATATTAAAATGTAGTTGATTCagcttgaaaaattgaaaattcgttaaaaaaatttttgtaactCACTTAACAAATCTGTTTTCTTGCAAATTAAGGGACCTTGCAGTTTTGCTCAATTCACAAGCGAATCTCTCCCTACAGTCCTGTCCCTCGATTGCTTGTAAAGCTATTCTGGCAATATCTCCCAAATCTTGTTTTGCTTTAGTTTTATGTGGTTTGATGCCAAACTTTGGAAATATCAAAACTGACAATACAAACATCACTGCCATACCTATGAAACCTGATATCGCCATAAACAATGGTTCGagcttattattttttttatcaccaTCCGCAGCTTTGGTCGTGGATATTTTAACATTATGCTGTGAAAAGTTGCAGAAGTTCAGTCGGAAACTTTTTTGTTAAGACGAGATTTACCTGATGCGTATGTGTATGATAGTTGTAGTTTGGTTTCTGTTTTGGCTTTATATCATAATGTGGCTTATGGCTATGACTGTAATGGTGAtccttctgaaaaaaaattattgagatttttcattGTATGGTTCAAGAAAAAACAATGATCACATATATCTGggttgaaatattttaattttttaatgtgGAATATGTTCAATGAAACCTATATCCTGTTCTGCCAGACCATGAAATGCAGATTTCTGGCTGAACAGGAAAATTGAATCCACCGATATAGCAATGctaaaaataatacatatattGCCAGTAAATACACTGTTTTCTATTCCCATTGTACTGCACCGTACGTATTTTAAATGcttttgaagaaataaatttcacccATGAAACAAAAACTAAGAAGTAATTTATGGCTAAACCTAATCTATTGAACAAGGATGTCATTTCGGGACGCAGGCAATTGAACTATTCCAGTAACCTACTCGTCTTAGTAACAAAAAAGGATATTTCCATCAAACAATAGACTCATACAATAAATACCAATTGATCACCAAATGAAACTGCACCAACAAATGTACGAGATGTGGAACATATTCTCATAACGGGAATTTATTTGTGGATGCATACCAATTCATTGAAAGAAGTTCCAAATGTTAGAACTCAAGCaattattgaattatgaaaGCAGACGATCATTAAATTAAGTATGTATGTAGTTATATTCAGCTGCCAGTATAGGATCCTTTTTAGCTAATTTTTCAGTTTAATTTGGTGCTTTTAGTAACAGCTtcataaaaaaaccgaaaagaTCTGCAGATATGTCCTACTTAGAGTAACATCTTAAATGTAGAGCAATTATCGTTCTATGTCGATCAAAAATAggtcagaaaaaaaattcttgtctGAAATCTGATCTATGATAAGAGAAAACCAAAAACGCCAGTGCTACATAGTCGAAGCttcgaatatatttattttcattgtaaTCATCAACTGTGACGATACATATGCATAAATTAATTAAGAATAATATGCATATGCAATATATGAGGTAAACCCAGTTTCGTCTTTTTTGATAGCTCAAGTAAGTTCTGTTTTAATATCGTTATAAACAAAATCTGAAACACCCCACTGGGTCCGTTAGTTGGTTCTTTCAGAATTTCGAACTAGAGGATATCTAAATATCATACGATGCACaacgatttttttattcaagtcgataataaagataataataaattaagatAAATATTAACCcgatttcattcaaattcaggTTGACTTTAGAGTTATTTAGATTTGCTAATTGATTCAGTCTACAGGCCTGGGGTCAACATATAGATATTAATCATACACCTATTTTGAGGCTGCAAATCGTGTGAGattattttcattagatattTTAGACACTAAGAAAATCGAATATATCAAGGTCATTCGCGTAATTATTGTGCGATCAGCAAGAGCTATGCAAAATGTGAACacaaaaatgatttaaaaacgGCATACCATCTCCTAATGAAGTAATTGAACGAGTCATTATATCCAAAAGAACGGTGATCCACAAATGGTTTTACCTACTTACTTCGGAAGGCTGTGAAGTAATTTCGTCCAAAAAACTCTTAatgggataataataataataatagccaGTCTCGTCTGCATGTGAATCTTCAACATCACCAGATGGATGTCTGTTTTGTTCTGAATCCTCTACTTCATGTATGGCAGCATTTACGTAAGTGTCCTCTCCAGTTTCAAGTTGAACAGTATGGCCTTTAGATACCTATAAATGAAGAGCCCTAAATTGGTTGAACTAAGCATAAAAATAAACTGTTTGTCAccaaaattccaaaaaagtACATTTTAGAGTGTTGCTATTTGTTTGACtctaaatttcaacattttcaatgaaaaatatcccTTCTACAGTTCTACATTGAgatctaacaggccaattgaaaattccgCGGTCTACCagagtgaaacacattttttttggcgaaattcgattttattattcaacattgttgacttcgagggcgatacagcgattatagcgatcttttcgatacaattttcgtagtacgatttgtctttcgcttcaaaataggcctcagtttcggcgattacttcttcattggcgctaaatttctttccaaagAGCTTTCTTTTggagtctgagaacaggaaaaagtcgctgggggcagatctggcgaatacggtggatgcagtaGCAATTCGAAGactaattcatgaaattttgccactgtttttatcgatttgtgacacggcgcattgccttgttgaaacagcactttttttcttcaaatggggcctttttttaatgatttcatcctttaaacgatccaataacgctatataatggtcgctgttgatggtctgaccctttcggaggtaatcaatgaatattttaccctGCTCATTCCAGagtactgatgccataaccttgccagctgactgttgtgtttttcctagctttggattcggttcatcgtgtgcagtccactcagctgactgtcgattcgactccgaagtgaaatgatggagccatgttacatccattgtcacatatcgacgcaaaaattcaggtttattgcacttaacagcttcaaacactgctcagaatgaTTAACCCGTTGTTGCaactgatcgattgtgagctcgcgcggcacccattttccacacagctttctcatgtacaaatattcgtgaatgatatgttgtacacgttcagatgatatcctcacaatgtctgctatctcgatcaacttcactttacggtcattcaaaattattttgtgaacttttttaattttttttcgtcgttgacagcctcttttgagcgtccactgcgttcgccgtcttcggtgcacatttcaccacgtttaaacttagcatactaatcaatgatggttgatacTTCTGGTGCAGAcatcggaaactcttcatcaataagccaagattttgcttcagctgtatttttcccttcaaaaagcaatattttatcagcacacgaaacgcattttcttcatattttttcgaataataaaagtagctacactcacaacgcaatatctcgcaaactaatggtcggactgctgtgaAATTTTGACTCGTatcatttgaaagttggtactaactaaaaatcatataatagtatcgccatctgtgcatcagaccggggacttttcaattggcctaatatccaGAGCTATATAAGAGAAATATAAGTACCAAGAAAAGCTAATTCAAATAATACTTGAGTAAATGTTGCTGACGGATATGCCaaataaaatttacaaaaagAAAAGATGGATGATTTTTCTGAAATGACTTTGATTCTTAATAACGAAACATTGATTATTAGAGAATATATACGTCTAATGCGATTAAAAAGATTGATCACTTCTGTTTTGGACAAGTAAATTACCAGTCAATTCACTTGCTGTCAGACATGAAAAACCTGAATCAATCAATCACATACTCTCTATTAAACAAATGCAACTAGCACGATCTGAAATTAGGCATATTTAGATCTATCCGATTAAGGTCTAACAGTTGTTTtccgttcaattttttttttcgtactggtctaaattgaaagaaaaactagTGCGACTGGTTGATGATGTTTTCCATTCCAGTTTGAACtggttatttttattaatctgatAACACTCTGTTTGATTGTTATATACTGACCGCTTCTTGGTACAAAGATGCCAATTCCCCCTTGGTCAAAGACAGCTCAGGAACATCGCCTTTCTGTGCTCTTCGGTTAATATATTGCTCTGGGGcaattgttgaaaaaacatCATCTTGAGTTCTGTCTATGTTCACTATTCTTCTTGCTGTTGATCTGTCTTTCAACGCTTTCAAGTCTCTTATTACATTACGTAGGTATTGGGCACTTTCTTGAGTTGTTGTTATTTTTACACTAGTCAGGAACAATAGGAAAATAACGAAATATGGCATTCTGCAAAGAATGAAATCAATTAGACCATCATTCATCCAatgtattcacaaaaaaaaaaatcaagagcgTCAGGAGCTCATGCGTCTCTTGCTCCCTTAGGGACTATAGAACCAATGAAGAACCAGGTTATTTTTGCCGTTTAGTATATCTAAATGAAAGTTTCTGATATTCGGTATTAACATTCGAGTGATTATTAACAAACTAAATTTAAACCTAGACGAATgttttgtttcgaaaatattaggtattttttcaagattcttccagaattctatatgattctAGTGATTACTAGTCTGCGAGATACTGGGTTTCATATATAGATTTTGATTTttgcaaaaatttttcaattcctaaTTGAAAATTGGCAATACTACATTTTTGAGGATGCAAATTGTTAATAATGCTAATAAGTATTTGCTAATATGCTACCAATTCTTCGGTAACCAATGAGTTACATGAATCAAACAAGagtaaatttttcaatagaattaaaccctttttttattattttactcaAGTTCAGCCGAAAAATGTTGCTTCAAATTACTTAACACAACCAAATGGCAATCCTCATCCTAAAAAGTGTATACCTTAAATtgtcaattttcaaatataaattgtaaaaacatgaaaaattatcGCAAGAATCAGAACCCGCATATTTAAACTTTAAACACCCAGTATCTCGGATACACGCAATATTTAAAGAAGGTATATTAGGCAGATTAATCAAGATTGGACATTcttaatgaatcaccctgtatgatcaCAAAATCTCAAGTCGAGATCGAAtgtgttgtcactgaaatagtcagtattttttccaataatcttctacaattttctctggttctggtgaTCTAGCCTGAAATTTCTGTTTCTAGGTTCTCCATTCAAAAGTTACTATGTTTACGAGGAACGAGCGTCTAAAAATGTTCAACGTTTTTTACCGAACATAATTTTGGCATATGTTTGTTGATTAGTGTTTCTGAATTAGTTCATGAATTTTGGTACCATTGTGTGAGTAAAAATTCAAAGTAGGTAcctaatgaaaatataaatatacattatttttaccCATATCCACCCACTGTATTGTTCTAGTTCCACATCAAAGTGGAGAATTACATTTCCggtttttttccacaaaaaCCAAATGATGTAATTTCTCTTCTTCTAGTACTTATTTGGTGAATCCGGTTCATGTTTTTCGACTTATAAATATGTATCTAACTCGGTCATTCACATAGATCAGAGTCAATGGGAGATAAACGTCACAAATATTGTGTGCCAGTTGTTACAGCATGAAGAAAGTTCTTCTAGAGTCATGATATCAATTGTGGAAGAAATGGTGTGTACGAGACGAGTAAAAGAGGATTGCCATATTATGGTATCATCCATTCTAATTACGCTCAGACATATAATGATGTTAAATCGTTCAAGTGTTTGACTCTGCACAATTTGCAATTAAGAGAATCAGACTGTTTTCAACAATGGAATCGTTTGCAATTACGACcagatttatgaatttttcaagccGAAAAAGAGCGAATTAGGGGAGAAGTAGATCGCATTCGACGTTctcgtttcaatttt
Above is a window of Harmonia axyridis chromosome X, icHarAxyr1.1, whole genome shotgun sequence DNA encoding:
- the LOC123686417 gene encoding uncharacterized protein LOC123686417 isoform X1, which gives rise to MHLDIWRRIPESVNFSMYGYFFDRMPYFVIFLLFLTSVKITTTQESAQYLRNVIRDLKALKDRSTARRIVNIDRTQDDVFSTIAPEQYINRRAQKGDVPELSLTKGELASLYQEAVSKGHTVQLETGEDTYVNAAIHEVEDSEQNRHPSGDVEDSHADETGYYYYYYPIKSFLDEITSQPSEKDHHYSHSHKPHYDIKPKQKPNYNYHTHTHQHNVKISTTKAADGDKKNNKLEPLFMAISGFIGMAVMFVLSVLIFPKFGIKPHKTKAKQDLGDIARIALQAIEGQDCRERFACELSKTARSLNLQENRFVKFIWRITPSSLSKQFARVNKYTKELKCTAIPCKKKQPVAKTNPKNVKKKPKKT
- the LOC123686417 gene encoding uncharacterized protein LOC123686417 isoform X2; protein product: MHLDIWRRIPESVNFSIMPYFVIFLLFLTSVKITTTQESAQYLRNVIRDLKALKDRSTARRIVNIDRTQDDVFSTIAPEQYINRRAQKGDVPELSLTKGELASLYQEAVSKGHTVQLETGEDTYVNAAIHEVEDSEQNRHPSGDVEDSHADETGYYYYYYPIKSFLDEITSQPSEKDHHYSHSHKPHYDIKPKQKPNYNYHTHTHQHNVKISTTKAADGDKKNNKLEPLFMAISGFIGMAVMFVLSVLIFPKFGIKPHKTKAKQDLGDIARIALQAIEGQDCRERFACELSKTARSLNLQENRFVKFIWRITPSSLSKQFARVNKYTKELKCTAIPCKKKQPVAKTNPKNVKKKPKKT
- the LOC123686417 gene encoding uncharacterized protein LOC123686417 isoform X3, which codes for MPYFVIFLLFLTSVKITTTQESAQYLRNVIRDLKALKDRSTARRIVNIDRTQDDVFSTIAPEQYINRRAQKGDVPELSLTKGELASLYQEAVSKGHTVQLETGEDTYVNAAIHEVEDSEQNRHPSGDVEDSHADETGYYYYYYPIKSFLDEITSQPSEKDHHYSHSHKPHYDIKPKQKPNYNYHTHTHQHNVKISTTKAADGDKKNNKLEPLFMAISGFIGMAVMFVLSVLIFPKFGIKPHKTKAKQDLGDIARIALQAIEGQDCRERFACELSKTARSLNLQENRFVKFIWRITPSSLSKQFARVNKYTKELKCTAIPCKKKQPVAKTNPKNVKKKPKKT